Proteins from a genomic interval of Alosa alosa isolate M-15738 ecotype Scorff River chromosome 8, AALO_Geno_1.1, whole genome shotgun sequence:
- the tmem214 gene encoding transmembrane protein 214: protein MASANNGSVGKWEVVKKSKKQSSTGGKNQPDKKTGGRKALSESNLPKVDPSAPIKTTETIYEGFEKIGKKQNKEQVPPAPEPQQKKVKDGKQAKRSPTSSPKPSRYRSLEEAVRGLNVSELKQQLEKSQSLFPENPSVWVKDLAGYLNFKLPAPDNDPTLSTYAHDYPYCLVSKELRAIIKNLLSKSGETLQDFFDHCLFTMLREQDKQPGDSLHGYRICIQAILQDKPKIATLNLTDHLELLRSHQNRPVKCLTIMWALGQAGFYDLSHGLRVWLGIMLPVLGVKSLSSYAIAYLERLLMLHSNLVKGFGIMGPKELFPLLDFAYMPKNALSTSLQEQLKRLYPRLKVLAFGAKPESTLHTYFPSFLSRATPNCPEPMKRELLNSLTECLSVDAHSLGVWRQLYTKYLSQSSLLLSHLLKYWKTLPQKLRKSLQETIQSFRVTNEQLGDCDGVEECNVMCHSIQMKMRGQGFPWSRLLMALLVFAAGFIAHDVRSQGSFAASTTAHYLQSSGITDTSLQAWSKVTTYCQQGFSWLEENTPYYYSLVVEKVGPVMEEGLEKTKMATAFVATHTSQLVEWMKENTPLFIEWLNTNTPESVLQFLEYVKELLLFLHENYILPALHCVLQGLQHAWQAFQDSCNGEVSLLCIQNHMVFFTNSTWLYLQDTTASIRDWAQDLLSRA from the exons ATGGCCTCAGCGAATAACGGCTCGGTCGGTAAATGGGAAGTAGTGAAGAAAAGTAAGAAACAGAGCAGTACGGGAGGCAAGAATCAACCTGACAAGAAAACTGGAGGAAGAAAAGCACTTAGCGAATCCAACCTACCCAAGGTTGATCCATCTG CTCCAATAAAGACGACCGAGACTATCTATGAGGGCTTCGAGAAGATCGGGAAGAAGCAGAACAAGGAGCAGGTGCCGCCGGCCCCAGAGCCCCAGCAGAAGAAGGTCAAGGATGGCAAGCAGGCCAAGAGGTCCCCCACCAGCAGCCCCAAACCCAGCCGCTACCGCAGTCTGGAGGAGGCTGTTAGAGgc CTGAATGTGTCGGAGTTGAAACAGCAGCTTGAGAAGAGTCAGTCTCTGTTCCCAGAGAACCCGTCGGTGTGGGTGAAGGACCTGGCCGGCTATCTGAACTTCAAGCTGCCCGCCCCAGACAATGACCCCACTctcagcacatatgcacacg ATTACCCGTACTGCTTAGTAAGTAAAGAACTGCGTGCCATCATCAAGAATCTGCTGAGCAAGAGCGGCGAGACTTTACAGGACTTCTTTGACCACTGCCTTTTCACCATGCTGAGGGAGCAGGACAAgcaaccag GTGACTCTCTCCACGGCTACAGAATTTGCATTCAGGCCATATTGCAGGACAAGCCCAAAATAGCCACCCTCAACCTGACTGAT CACCTGGAGCTGCTGCGCTCCCACCAAAACCGCCCAGTCAAGTGCCTGACCATCATGTGGGCCCTGGGCCAGGCCGGCTTCTACGACCTCAGCCACGGTCTccgag TTTGGCTGGGCATCATGTTGCCAGTACTGGGCGTGAAGTCCCTGTCCTCATACGCCATTGCCTATCTGGAGCGCCTcctcat GCTCCATTCCAACCTCGTCAAAGGTTTCGGGATCATGGGACCCAAAGAACTCTTCCCCCTGCTGGACTTTGCCTACATGCCCAAAAATGCACTGTCAACCAG TCTTCAGGAGCAGCTGAAGCGGCTGTACCCACGGCTCAAGGTTCTGGCGTTTGGAGCAAAGCCCGAGTCCACATTGCACACATACTTCCCGTCTTTCTTGTCCAGAGCTACACCAAACTGCCCTGAGCCCATGAAGAGAGAG CTGCTGAACAGTCTTACAGAGTGCTTGTCTGTGGATGCACACAGTTTGGGAGTCTGGAGGCAGCTGTACACCAAATATCTTTCTCAGTCGAG CTTGCTTTTGAGTCACTTGCTGAAGTACTGGAAGACACTGCCGCAAAAG TTACGGAAAAGTCTTCAGGAAACCATCCAGTCCTTCAGAGTGACTAACGAGCAGCTGGGTGACTGTGACGGTGTCGAGGAGTGCAACGTGATGTGCCAT AGTATACAGATGAAGATGAGAGGACAGGGCTTCCCCTGGTCGCGACTGCTGATGGCGTTGCTAGTGTTTGCCGCGGGGTTCATCGCACACGACGTCCGGTCGCAAGGGTCATTCGCTGCCTCCACCACAGCCCACTACCTTCAGAGCTCGGGCATCACGGATACATCCCTTCAGGCCTGGAGCAAAGTCACTACTTACTGCCAGCAAGGCTTTAG TTGGCTGGAGGAGAACACCCCATATTACTACTCCCTGGTTGTGGAGAAAGTGGGTCCAGTGATGGAGGAAGGTTTGGAAAAGACAAAGATGGCAACAGCCTTCGttgccacacacacctcccagctTGTGGAATGGATGAAAGAAAACACACCTCTGTTTATTGAATGG CTGAACACCAACACTCCCGAGAGCGTGCTGCAGTTTCTGGAGTATGTGAAGGAGCTGCTGCTGTTCCTGCATGAGAACTACATCCTCCCAGCGCTGCACTGCGTCCTACAGGGCCTCCAGCACGCATGGCAGGCTTTCCAGGACTCCTGCAA TGGGGAGGTATCGCTCTTATGCATCCAGAATCATATGGTGTTTTTTACCAACTCCACCTGGCTTTACCTGCAGGACACAACAGCCTCCATCAGAGACTGGGCCCAGGACTTACTGTCACGAGCGTGA
- the saysd1 gene encoding SAYSvFN domain-containing protein 1 has protein sequence MEKMEQRLAEFRARKKAETAKRKIYQTPTLSSEKEAVTELTPNERSEEKPLPPTTKNTSASATTTEYSRMDLWLLDSALGRWLGVERLAVTNLTVLKVLLWLVLLGLFSELDFGLPFFLISLFYWLYEGLRAPTERRPGELSAYSVFNPDCQPLLGTLTAEQLEGEMGYRPVVNR, from the exons ATGGAGAAAATGGAGCAGCGACTAGCAGAGTTCCGAGCCCGTAAAAAAGCGGAAACcgcaaaaagaaaaatatatcaaaCTCCAACTTTGTCATCGGAGAAAGAAGCCGTAACAGAGTTAACTCCAAACGAGAGGAGTGAAGAGAAGCCTCTTCCTCCAACGACGAAGAACACTAGTGCATCCGCCACGACGACAGAGTATTCTCGT ATGGACCTCTGGTTGTTGGACAGCGCTCTCGGACGGTGGCTAGGTGTTGAACGTTTGGCTGTCACCAACCTGACTGTGCTTAAGGTGTTGTTGTGGCTGGTACTGCTCGGACTTTTCTCAGAGCTCGACTTCGGACTACCCTTCTTCCTGATTTCTCTTTTCTACTGGCTTTACGAGGGTCTGCGGGCGCCCACGGAGCGCCGACCCGGAGAACTCAGCGCCTACTCCGTTTTTAACCCAGACTGTCAGCCCCTGCTTGGCACTCTGACAGCAGAGCAGTTGGAAGGTGAGATGGGCTACAGGCCAGTGGTTAACAGATAA